The following are encoded together in the Pan troglodytes isolate AG18354 chromosome 6, NHGRI_mPanTro3-v2.0_pri, whole genome shotgun sequence genome:
- the STRA8 gene encoding stimulated by retinoic acid gene 8 protein homolog: MATPEENSNPHDRATPQLPAQLQELEHRVARRRLSQARHRATLAALFNNLRKTVYSQSDLIASKWQVLNKAKSHIPELEQTLDNLLKLKASFNLEDGHASSLEEVKKEYASMYSGNDSLLSNSFPQNGSSPWCPIEAVRKDAEEEEDEEEEDQEEEEEEEEDEEEEEEEEEEEEEEKKVILYSPGTLSPDLMEFERYLNFYKQTMDLLTGSGIITPQEAALPIVSAAISHLWQNLSEERKASLRQAWAQKHRGPATLAEACREPACAEGSVKDSGVDSQGASCSLVSTPEEILFEDAFDVTSFLDKSEVPSTSSSSSVLASCNPENPEEKFQLYMQIIDFFKGLSCANTQVKQEASFPVDEEMIMLQCTETFDDEDL, translated from the exons ATGGCAACCCCTGAAGAAAACAGCAATCCCCATGACAGAGCGACAccccagctgccagcacagctgcaGGAGCTTGAGCATCGGGTGGCCCGGAGACGCCTGTCCCAGGCCCGCCACCGAGCCACCCTGGCAGCGCTCTTCAACAACCTCAGGAAGACAGTGTACTCTCAGTCTGATCTCATAGCCTCAAAG TGGCAGGTTCTGAATAAGGCAAAGAGTCATATTCCAGAACTGGAGCAAACCCTGGATAATTTGCTGAAGCTGAAAG CATCCTTCAACCTGGAAGATGGGCATGCAAGCAGCTTAGAGGAGGTCAAGAAAGAATATGCCAGCATGTATTCTGGAAATGACAG CCTGCTTTCAAACAGTTTTCCTCAGAATGGTTCCTCCCCTTGGTGCCCAATTGAGGCAGTCAGGAAGgatgctgaggaggaggaagatgaggaagaggaagatcaagaagaagaggaagaggaagaagaagacgaggaggaggaggaagaggaagaagaggaggaggaagaggagaaaaaagtgaTCTTATACTCCCCAGGAACTTTGTCGCCTGACCTCATGGAATTTGAACG GTATCTCAACTTTTACAAACAGACGATGGACCTTCTGACTGGCAGCGGGATCATTACCCCGCAGGAGGCGGCGCTGCCCATCGTCTCCGCGGCCATCTCCCACCTGTGGCAGAACCTCTCGGAGGAGAGGAAGGCCAGCCTCCGGCAGGCCTGGGCGCAGAAGCACCGCGGCCCTGCGACCCTGGCGGAGGCCTGCCGAGAGCCGGCCTGTGCTGAGGGCAGCGTGAAGGACAGCGGCGTGGACAGCCAGGGGGCCAGCTGCTCGCTGGTCTCCACGCCCGAGGAG ATCCTTTTTGAGGATGCCTTTGATGTGACAAGCTTCCTGGACAAAAGTGAGGTTCCAAGTACATCTAGCTCCAG TTCAGTGCTTGCCAGCTGCAACCCAGAAAACCCAGAGGAGAAGTTTCAGCTCTATATGCAGATCATCGACTTTTTTAAAGGCCTTAGCTGTGCAAACACTCAAGTAAAGCAG GAAGCATCCTTTCCCGTTGATGAAGAGATGATCATGTTGCAGTGCACAGAGACCTTTGACGATGAAGATTTGTAA